Part of the Thermococcus barossii genome is shown below.
CTCTGGATATCCGCATTTGGCAGAGACGTCAAGGACGCCACCCTCATCTTTGAGGCTTACAATGGTAGCGTGCTTGTAAAGAGGGAGGTACTGGCGGAGGGCGTCAACATGAACCACCTCAACGAGACCCCGATCGAGGTGAACCTGACGGTACCCAACGCCACCAGCTACCGCTTTGTCCTGGCTCAGAACGGTCCCCTCGGGGTGCTCGACGGGCCTGTCTACGTCAACGGAAAGGAGGTAAACCCAAGCTACGTTCTCGACGAGGGACAGAGCGGAGAGCTGAAGCTCACCGCCGCGTTCAGGGAGGAGCGCACAGTTGACCTGTACCTCAGGGCAAGCATAGTCTACTACGTCGCACCCAACGGCAAGGACATCTACCAGGAGAAGTTCTACCTCGAACCCCATCAGGACATAGTGACGTACGTGCCGGTTAAAGAAGGGATAAGCGTTGTCGCTGGGGACAACCATATCACCGTCCAAGCATCGATGCCCGATGGCGTCTTTGAGAGCTATGTCCAGAGGCTCTATCAGAAGTACGGAGAGGACAAGGTTGTAGTGGTCAGGAAGAGGGTAGAGCCAATCTTCATTGCAAAGAAGGAGTACGTGATCTGGGAGGGCTAATCCCTCACTATTCTTACATCTTCGAGTCTTTTTAATCCCCCTTTTTCCGCGGTCTTGACAACGCCGGGTGTGAATTTTTTCCCCGGAACAAGGATGATGGCCTCAACTTCCCCAAAGCCCAGTTTCTTAAGGGCAAAGGCCCTGTGGTGGCCGTCTAGGAGGTAGTACCGGCCCCCGTGGGGTATGACTATTACCGGCGCATCGTAGCCGTGCTTTATCTCCTGGAGAACCACCAGGAGCTTGACCTCGCTCAGCTCCGCCTGGGTCGGGACAATGCAATCCAGGGAATAAACGCCGATTCAAGTTTGAACTCAATGCCATAGATCGCCTCGTATTCCCTTCTTATCCTTTCCGCCCACTTCCAGGCTTCCTCCCTCGTTATCAACCTTATCCTTCTCAAGGCTTCACTCCCCGAACGGCTATGAAGGCAGCCATGTTCCTGCAGCGTCTGTAAAATCTCCTGTCGATACTCTCAGCCAGACCATGGAAAGGCCAGAAGGACGGAAAGTATATGACACCAGCACTCTCGATGTCAGTGAACCCCGCGTTTTCGAGGAGTTTCTCCAGCTCCTTTGGGGTGTAAAAGCGGGCGTAGCGATAGGCGGTCTCCACAAACAGACTCTTCAGCCTTTTGAAGAAAAACCATGCACTCCGTCCGTTCATCGTGGCTATGAGAACCTCTCCACCTGGTTTCAGGACGCGGCTTATCTCGGCCAGGACCCTTTCCGGTTCATGGATGAACTCGAACATCGTGACGCTTAGAACCAGGTCAAAGCTCCGGTCGGGAAACGGCAGGCTGTAGGCGTCGCCCTTTATGCATTCCAGTCCCTTCGAGCGTGCAACCTCAAGCATGCCCTCACTGGCGTCGAGTCCAATAACATCGAATCCCCTTTTCTTCAGCTCAAGGGTGTAGTTGCCGGTTCCGCAACCGAGGTCGAGCGCCCTCCCAGACCTCGACCGTAGCATCGAGAAGACTAGCCACTTCTCGGTCCTGTCAACGTAGCTGCCCGTCTTCGTCCGGTACCACTCGTCGTACCTGCCGGCAATCCTGTCGAAGTACTCTGCCATCTCACACCCTCATCTTGCCCTCTATGGTCAGCGGCTTGTCCGTCCTGTCATCTATCCTCAGGCTTATAACGACCCTCTCGGCTCCAGCCCGGAAAATGGCCTCGTGGCAGGCCTTCACGAGGTCAAGGATTTCCTCTACGGAACCCTCGACCACAGTTCCCATCGGACAGAGCTTGTACTTGAGGCCGCTCGTCCGGATGACCTCCAGCACGGGTTCCAGGTACTTTCCCACGCTCGGCGTTTTCGTCCCCAGAGGGAACAGACACAGCTCGGCAACCGCCATCATCCTCCCCCCGCGGGAGGGAATATGTGCACCTCGTCATCCTCGTGAAGCTCCGTGTCCAGACCGTTCAGATGAAGGACGTTGTGACCGTTGACGAGTATCATTCCATCGACCGGCTTGTTTTCATCAACGCGCTCCGTTTCAAGGAGCTGTTTTTTAATGTCGGGGCTGTAGTGCTCCGAGAGGTACTCAATGAGCTCGCGTACGGTTTTTACACCGTGAACTTCCACCTCTTTTCTCCCCACCAGCTCCCTAAACGTGGCGTAGAACTTAACCCTCATGGAACCACCAAATATCTCTGTATGGAAAACCCTTAAAGTGATT
Proteins encoded:
- a CDS encoding ParB/RepB/Spo0J family partition protein, translating into MVLQEIKHGYDAPVIVIPHGGRYYLLDGHHRAFALKKLGFGEVEAIILVPGKKFTPGVVKTAEKGGLKRLEDVRIVRD
- a CDS encoding class I SAM-dependent methyltransferase: MAEYFDRIAGRYDEWYRTKTGSYVDRTEKWLVFSMLRSRSGRALDLGCGTGNYTLELKKRGFDVIGLDASEGMLEVARSKGLECIKGDAYSLPFPDRSFDLVLSVTMFEFIHEPERVLAEISRVLKPGGEVLIATMNGRSAWFFFKRLKSLFVETAYRYARFYTPKELEKLLENAGFTDIESAGVIYFPSFWPFHGLAESIDRRFYRRCRNMAAFIAVRGVKP
- a CDS encoding MTH1187 family thiamine-binding protein — protein: MAVAELCLFPLGTKTPSVGKYLEPVLEVIRTSGLKYKLCPMGTVVEGSVEEILDLVKACHEAIFRAGAERVVISLRIDDRTDKPLTIEGKMRV
- a CDS encoding ubiquitin-like small modifier protein 1, which translates into the protein MRVKFYATFRELVGRKEVEVHGVKTVRELIEYLSEHYSPDIKKQLLETERVDENKPVDGMILVNGHNVLHLNGLDTELHEDDEVHIFPPAGGG